The DNA sequence ACCAACCTGTCCCTGGACAAGCTGATGGAGAAGTTCCTGGAGCAGAGCATGGAGGCGGAGGAGAACTTCTATAAGTACGAGGAGCAGCGACTTCGAGTCGAGGACAGGAGGCGGGAGGCGGAGCACTCCCGCGAGCTCCAGATGCTCCAGGTGTTGGGCCAGATGTTTGCCGGGATCAGCAGCCCCACGGCCACGCCcgcgcccccaaccccccactcgCACCCCTCACAGATggcccccccctccgccccaaCGCACCCCCCGCACGTTCACCACCGCCCCGCCGACCACCCCAACCGCAGCATGGCGTCTGCCCCCACCCATCCACTAGGTAGCGCTCCTCTCATGCAGGGGGGGTAGTAGTTCCAGTCGCCATGGATGTTGCAAATCTCAAAATCTGCCTTTTATTCCCCTCTCCCATTCCACGTCACAAAATATGCACCAGCATAAGGATATCCTTCATAATACTGTACTCAGAGTAATGGAATTTATTCACAAATCTGTGCTAAAACAGAGCAGCGTTACACTTTCAAAAATGAGGAATTATTCAGTTAGGATGAAATGCACTGAAGCAGTATTGTACatagttttttttcaattgtgCCTAAAGCTGAGGTACACACTTCCAGGTCAAATGGGACTTCAATGGCCATAGCGACACTTGCAAATGCCGTTACCTAAACGCAGAGGTCCAAACTGGTAGTATGCATTCAGATGAAGCatttttttgaagtgctttCAAAAGCGTGTCACCTCCGCGTCGAAACCGGCCAGTTGGGTCGTCGCGTTGCCACGGCAGGGACCTTTCCTGGAGGCGTATGATTTGATCCACACACTGTGCTTCTCTTGCAGTTATCGAGCGGTCGTTCTCCCTGGGCAGCGCGATGCAGAGGAACACGGAGAACCTCCTCCCCCTGGTGAGGAACGTCATCCCGCCTCTGACCCCGAAAAAGCACAAGGGGCAGGATGGCCGGGTCGGGATCGTCGGCGGTTGTCGAGAGTGAGTCAGCCATTCGCACCTCCCCCACACGTTGTAATCGGAGGTTCCCATGCACCATGGAAATCGACTGAAGTCCACAGAATTGGAAGTTATTGtcaatatgaaaaaaatcagaaatagATACTTTACAGtgcttggattttttttggaGGTTTTGACAGGTATCTTGTAAAGATTCATGTTTAGGTTTCATATAAATTGCATTATGACCTTGGAAGTTGATTCCGTGTCAGAAtccacttttttccccaaatcgGGGACTGAAATAACTGACCTTGGGACATTGATTTTCAGGGAAATTGAAGCTATATTGTTGTGTTGATGGTCTGCAGAAAATCTGACAGCCTACTGGTCAGTTTTATGGGTCGCTCAATCTGGGGGGGGAATGGGACTGGGGAAGAGAAGGCTTGAGAAGTTATTGAAATGGAGACGCAGGTGAAGTATGGGACCCTGCGGAATTACCATGTGATGTAATCATGACACACGGTGACTGCTGACAGTCACTTAATACTCCCAGTGGTCTTTGCAGGAGAACAGGACAGGATTCTGCATTCCTTGCAGCTTTCTAGCTGAACTTATTACTCTTTagtttttaatttcttgagcCCACATAATAGGGAGTGGCTCTGCGCTCGTTCGGTCGTGCTTCTCGCTGACTGAAAGACCCTCAAGGGACGCGGACAGCCTCTTGCTTCCTTAAAAACGGATGAAATATTAAATGGTGTCCGATAACAGATTGCCATAACAGCTAATGTATAATTTTCACAGATGTTCCTTTTCGTATAGACTGAGCAGGACTTAAAGGAAATGAGTCCCAAGTTTTTTGTGATGCGGTGTAAGCAAGACACGATGGCAGTTGTATGTCACTTGAAGGTTCAACCCAAGCGTaggattaaaatgaataaaaaataaaactatttattgattttgcaGGTACACGGGAGCACCTTATTTTGCTGCAATCTCAGCTCTAAAAGTGGTAAGTGTACCAAGCCCACGTTTAACTTTGCTTCTTCCGTTTTGCCAGTGTGATCCTGTAGTGATGTCCCACATCTCTTCTGTGTTCAGGGGGCAGATTTGTCTCACGTGTTTTGTACCAAAGACGCTGCCACCGTGATCAAGTCCTACAGTCCTGAGCTGATCGTGCACCCAGTATTGTAAGCCATGCCTCTTTGTCTTTATGTTCTTATGTGACAGTTTTGTACAAATAGGGGGCCAGATTTACTGAGGAAATAGTTACAGCGCAAAACTTCTGCTCTATTGCGGCTCTGTTGTGGTCGCAGATACCAACACATTAACAACCGACTCATTCTTTCTACGCAGTCACATAAATTCAACACCCCCATTCACAATTTTGCGTTAGGAGACAGCTATAAAAAGTCATGGAGGTGGAAAGAAAAGACACAGATGAACTTGTGATGGGTGAAGGCCACAGAGCGCCTGAAAGGTAAAACTGGATTCACACTTCGTTGGATACCCGACGGAACACACGTAGAACAATAGTTTAAATTTAAGAACTGCATTTTTATACTAAATGCTAGCTGATGACTTCAATAGAATTCTTACATCctttcagtaaaacaaaaataattttatattatgtCTAATAATAAGCGAGAAGTGATTAGGAGAAACGTGTGTAACATTTAAAATTCCATCTCCTTTCCATGTTATGCATCAGAGGATGCATTCGTTCATCTCGACCCGATGCAGCCCACAAGGGAAACCGATTTGACTGGGGAGGATGTTTTCACAGCCCAATACCCTTCTCAAATTACCTCCTGTTTTCAGGAGTTCTAAAAATTATCACAGAAAGAGGGGAGTCACAATTAATGCGTGCTTTAGTCAATTAGACAGAATACTTAATTGGCCCAATTTCGCAAACCTTCAGTAAATCTGGCCCAGGAGAATTTTTCATTGGTTGGAAAATGTTGGcagtttttgctttatttttgttgttgtggtgaAGTGTGGGGGACCTGTCGTCTAGCTCAACCTGGgtgaattttatatatatatatatatatatatatatatattcgaaATAGTTGAAGTGTTTACACACTTGGTTCCTCTTTGATGCTCAAGTGGACTTAGACCTATGACTCGGCATTTTTTGCACAAATGTGAACACTGCAAACAAACACGGACCCCTCTGAAACGAACCAGTCAGACCACGTCTCAGCGGTCCGTTTGTGGTTCTTTTTGAGTTCCACTTAATTTCTGCATTGTGAACACAGTGGCCCCAGTACGCCTCGGGCATTTTTCTGTACACTTTAATACCTCAAGACTTGCCATACGTTGATTCTATGCAGCTGCAGTGACTTCTGAGCATACCCGCCTGAAAATAAATAGCAGAATGGCTGCTGGTGGAGTTCAGGGGATTGGTTGGTCAGAAGGAACCTGTGCTGTTCTTGCATCAGCTTCCTCAAAATGTAGCAGAACCAAATGATAAACACATCTGCAGAGGCCATCTTGAAGAAAATTACCCATAATCAGGGGTTGATATAAGTGGCAGACAAGTGTGCATTAAAAGCAAAAAGATTAAAACGCACAGCAATTTTATGTCATAACAGTGCAAAAGCCACAAAATTGCCATGCATTTAAATCTTTTTGCTGGTAATGCATACTTGCGTTCCACTTATTTCAACCCCTGCCCATAATTAAATCTTACAGTGGTGGGGTCTCATTGTGATCTGTTGTGTGAACAACAAGTGGTGTGAGATTTCATCAATGCCTATGTGGACCAGAAAGTGGGTGAATCCTCTTTTAAGTCCACTTACAATGTGAACACACAAAGACTGAGTTCATTTGCAGCtggttcattttaaaagaactatACATGAATACACCCTTAATCTTTATACGGCAACAAAATTGGGGGGTTGAGAAGTACTGCAGATCCATAATTTTCAACACGTTATTTACCAAATGTATAATAGTAAAAGAAGTATTGCTGAAAATAGACATCTAAATTGAAAGTTTTTCTAATATTCAAAGTATTTTACCCGGTCAGGGTGTGAATGAAACAGAAAGCTCATATCGGAaccgttttttgttttgttcttctaCTCCTTTCTATTTTATCCTGattatattctttaaaaaaaatcttgtcaAAAATAATCCATGGGGGAATTAATTTGGCCGATCACGTATCTGGTTTCAGTGCTTGGAATAATTTCACGCgtgctttttcagtttttgaattttcttatttttcagttgACTAGGATGAAAAGAATTTAAGCGGTTTTTggcgcctgtgtgtgtctttctgctCCACAGAGACAGCTCCAATGcagtggaggaggtggagaaatGGCTGCCCAGACTGCACAGTGTTGTGGTTGGACCCGGTTTAGGGCGAGACGATAAGCTTCTTAAAAACGCCAAGGCAAGTGGAACAGCGGCTActggcacacacaaaccaccgCGGCCCCCTCTGTGCTTTCCTGCTGTtgggaaaggtgggggggggggggtgcagattTGGTAACTGCAGAGTTTCTGCTCCTACTTAATAGAGAAAAacatgtattgatttttttcccctctgcagaaaggaaattagttttttttgtagatAACACTTATTAGCAGTACAGCAGTGTTGTTTTGCTATTTTGCATGAACTTTTTTCTGCACAGTCTGTTTTAATTTAGCTTCTCACATGGAGGGCGATAGTGATAGAACGCAGCCGGATTAATGGGAGCCTTTTTTCCCTGTTCTAGGAAATCATAGAAAAATCCAAAGCCAGAGATATTCCTATAATTATCGATGCGGTAAGTAAAGCTGCATTCgttattactattattcatctttattctttattaaGTCTGTGATTATTCATAAACTGTCTTTTACAGAGGTGATTGAATGTCCTGATCACGCGCTTGGTGTGTTGTAGGATGGCCTTTGGCTTGTTGCCCAGCAACCATCCGTCATCCAGGGTTACCAGAAGGGCATCCTCACGCCCAATTTCATGGAGTTCAGTCGGCTGTACGAAGCAGTGGTGAGTGGGATTTCAGTGCTGATGGAGGGGTCCAGGTAGACTCCTGCAGAGAATCTCAGAAGCAGCCTGGCAGAAGGCAGCAAAGTATTCTGATGAATCTGTAATatattatttgactttttatttttccagagcATGTTTTAAAGGCAAATGCAAATACCTGCCCCTCATTGCTGCTCTTGCTCAGCACTCTGGGCTTCTTTTATAACTTCATGatcacacgtgtgtgtgtgtgtgtgtgtgtgtgtgcgtgcgtgtgtgtgtatgcgtgcgtgtgtgtgagtgagaaggTGCGAGAACTGTGAAGTATTATGAGCATTATGTAATTGGTTATTCCTTGTAATTCCTGGGTAGACAGCAACTCTTAAGGTGTCCCTgacattgtaaataaaatagggGCACGTTTTTCCTCTGTTTTGGTTTAACTGTGCTTCCAGATAGGGAGTTGAAATGTCGGTCTGGTGAACTCTGGCCCTTTTCGTTGTCAGCACCACGAGCCCCTGGACAGCAGAGACAATCAGAGAAGTGCCATGCAGCTGAGCGCGGCCCTGGGGAACCTGACCATCGTGCTGAAGGGGGAAGAGGACATCATCACCGACGGCAACAGAGGTCAGCGCGCCTCCCGCCAAAAGGGGCCAGTGCCTTCACCTGCACAGGCTGTGTCTGTAGAAGGCagtctcttacacacacacacacacacacacacacacccatctaCAGAGGGTCAGTGGCATCAGCTGCCCACAGACTGTGTCAACAGGGGCCCATACAGACTGATAAAGAATTAATCTTGGCATGAAGATAACCACATTGCATTActtgcactgtaatgtaatgggcaGCTTATTTCAGATTCTTGGGACAATGGCTCTATAGATTTTATTGTACCCACTGTATTCAAATGGTAATTTTTTAGCATTGACAGCTGGATTTTGTTGGGGTGTCCTTATGAAATCTAGCcatgtgttatttatttcagagCACATGTTTGTAATTTATTATCAAGTGAGATGTATGAACATGCAAAACTGTACAGACACATCCTTACTTTAGACAAGGCGAATTTGTGAACAGCTGTGGCCCATTGTGTGTTTAACTGAACTGACCTCTTGGCTCCTCTGCatttgcgtgcgcgtgtgtgtgtgcgtgtgtgtgcgttcttaGTGGTCGTGTGCAAACAGGAAGGCAGCGGTCGCAGgtgtggggggcagggtgaCCTCCTGTCGGGGGCTCTGGGAGCGCTGGCCCACTgggccttctcctcctctgcagAGACTTTGAAAAGGTACAGGCACCCGCTGAAACcgccacactgaacacactcgGCCCCCAGCTGGTCTGGgggaaaagcatttaaaaaagccACTGAATTTacctgaaatgtaattttacacTGGAGGGGTAATGTTGCTTTTTGTAACGTTATGGAAAGGAGTAATGGTAATGTTACAAATGGGGTAAGGTTACCTGTAGTGTTATGGAGTGTAGCAATGTTATGAATGGGGTAATGTCACCTTATGTAGTGTTACGGAGTGGAGTAGTGTTTCGAATTGGGTAATAACTTCTGTAGTGTTACGGAGTGGACAATTTTTATGGATTGACTATGGTTAACCTGTAGTGTTACTGAATGATGTCATGGATAGGGTAATGATATCGTCTGTAGCCTCCTCTCATGTGCAGTCCTTTCTGGGACCGTATAAACCACTGACTGCCACGCCTCCTCGTTCCCCCATCTCAGCACAAGCCCCCCGCTGGTCGCGGCGTTCGGAGCGTGCACCCTGACCAGGCAGTGCAACCGGCAGGCCTTCCACAAGCACGGGCGGGCCACCACCACCTCGGACATGATCCAGGAGATCAGCAGCGCCTTCAAGACCCTGTTCGAGAGCTGAGCCAGGGAGCGCGGGGGACCGTTCCcggtctcctcctccctccctccctccctcctaccCGGCCGCCAATGTAGTTGTGCAAGCTCTCCGACGCCACCCGGCCGTAGCCAACGTGTGAAGATGGGGAATAGCCGCGCCTGAAGTCGTTACGCGCTTTTCAAGACCCTTTAGCAGTAGAATGTCTGAACCTCACAAAGAAACCaagtaaggaaaaaaaatatatatacctgGAGAACTGCAAAGGTTTCTGAACTGCAGCCAACCTGAATATAGCAGAACCaacttttaaatgattaatcTTCAGGCGCTTACATTAAAGTTAAGGGCTTCCTagccttttggtttttttggtgcatttggTTTCAGTTCCCCTCCCGAAGGAAGCACCGTCTACTGTAACACCAAACCTACTGAAGAGCATCTTTATTCTTCGTTGTACACTGGACTGACCGTTTGTGTTTCAAGTGCCTCATGCCTTAGCGACCAGCATTACGCGACATTGGAAGCGCATTCAGGTGCATTCTCTCGGCTCCAGGTCGACTGGTGGGGACCGTCCCCAATTGACCTGTTTTCAGAAGCCTTCACCCCTCCTCATGTTCAGCATCACTCAAGAGACGCTCATTGAGTGTCACGAAGGTGAAGACAGTGGATGTTCCCACGTCCCCCAAAGCTCATGGCCAGGTCTAGTCTTCCGCACCAGACGAGCACTGGCTGACTGGAAGACGTGCAGCACAAAGCCTGtggcattatgggaaattaatttttgtccaTCCAATCTAGCCATGACAATCACTGTTAAACCTTTGCAGTTGTCCAATACACATACGAAGCAAGAACATGTAAATGAAGTCATGTAGCACTGTGTAACACagtttgttccttttttaaccCCTAATCTCTCGGTATTAAAGGAGTTTTGAAAATGGtcttgtaaatgtgtttttttattattttttttttttaacctttgtcAATTTAGTTTCACAGTTTAGTAATGTTTATAAATTCAGGGAATGCAGTTACTGTCCCTCGTCTCTGTTAAAATGTCCTGACAACATAAGATTACTGAAACCTGTGACTTTGAGCGCTTACTAAAAAACATTGGAGGATGTCTTTTAAGGATGGACTACATTAAGTGGTTGTCAGGACCTTAATGTAGACTGGCATTTGCTTCACTTAAATAGTTTGGAAAAGATAAAAATTGAATTACTGGAGAGTAATTGGACTTGACTGAGTATGTTTTTCACAATTTGGCTTACTGGAGTTATTCTAATAGAGGCCAAGCAGGTGAGATGGAAGAGAACTCAGAAATGAAACCTTCAGAgtaattttcagtttcattttatttttattagtgcCCAGTTTGCAGCTGCATTGAGGTTTCTGTATTTCGGGTTTGAGGCGGAGAAGACCCCGCGGGGGGGGCACTCACGCCTGAAATGAGCCGGCGTTTCCGATTCCCCGCCATCGTTAGCACGGTCGCCCCGCAGAGCTCTCGGTCAGCGCGCGGCTGCGGTTCAGGCTGCGACGGAAGGACGGAGCCCGGCGTCACGCGGATCGCCGCCTCTCCTGCGGGGGAGCCGTGAACGCGCCGCGGGTGAACCCCGAGCGCGTCGACACGTTCAAATGCAGCATCTCGGGAGGAAGGACTGACTTTTTAATTGCATATTGATTACTGGTGTCCCACAAGGTGTTTGCTGGCAATGTGAGGAGCACAAGCAATGAtgtgaaaaaaggtttttttttttttttttttcaaggacaGTGATCACTGAAATCAACTCTGCTTTcggcaaaaagaagaaaaaaaagacctgcaAATTTAGTATATGTATTTAAAACTGCAGTCCAGTTTCCaattatgattatgttagtatCATTTTTTATGCTTCACCAAGAGTGTCCGAATTACATTAAGCTCCTTCAGAAAAGCACAGCCTGTCCATGGAGTTTTcctcattttggtttcacaaagacacatttttcccACGTTCCTCAGCAGGAAGGTTTTGGCGCTGCTTGACGTGACAGGTCCCTTGACCGTGGCCTGGCTCTCTTCCCGCCATTGGCTGGCTCGGTTTCGGAGGAATCGCCTTGGGATTCTACACCCCGTCTCCGTCCTTCTCCGGCCCAGCCTTCTGCCTGGTTATCTCCCAAGTGGAGTTGGTGCCCCTGTCCTGAAATGGCAGACAACGGCCTTTAGGGGGAGCCGTCACTCCCACCCAACCCTGTGATCTTTCCTTGGCTTCCGCGATCACCTTTGCACTGTATTAGTTGCACCGGTACACACGGTTAAtctgacacatttaaaaaagacatactgcagtataaataaaaaattctgaacaTAGTTCTCGTAAGTCTATAATAAGGGGGGGTCATGGGTTCAGGAAGTTTGGGAACCTGTGGTGTAAGGGGTCTAAGCCCCTGTAGCCAGAAGGGCGTGGGGTCCGAGCTGACCTTGATGTGGATGCCCAGCGGGGCCAGGTCGCTGCGGAGGGCGTCGCAGGCCTTCAGCAGGGGCTGGCGGTCCGGGCGGGGCCGCGGGCGCCGGGCTGGTTCCCCCGCGGGATCGTCCGGGGAGAGCGCGAATGCGCGCACCTCGGCGCGGAACCTGGCCAGCTGCTCCACCACGTTCTCCAGGGTCCCTGAGGCGTCCGCCGCAGCTCTCACCTGCAGCccagaccggggggggggcgggttaggCTAAACGTGATGCCACCTCGCGATGGAGAACACACGAGTGCCCTGGAGAGAATTCAGGACGGTTAAGAGGAGGCGTGAGGGTGCAAGTCCCAAACCTG is a window from the Anguilla anguilla isolate fAngAng1 chromosome 3, fAngAng1.pri, whole genome shotgun sequence genome containing:
- the naxd gene encoding ATP-dependent (S)-NAD(P)H-hydrate dehydratase isoform X2 gives rise to the protein MQWGPGTVVTCVVTVTISIAVTLFTLNEEVIERSFSLGSAMQRNTENLLPLVRNVIPPLTPKKHKGQDGRVGIVGGCREYTGAPYFAAISALKVGADLSHVFCTKDAATVIKSYSPELIVHPVLDSSNAVEEVEKWLPRLHSVVVGPGLGRDDKLLKNAKEIIEKSKARDIPIIIDADGLWLVAQQPSVIQGYQKGILTPNFMEFSRLYEAVHHEPLDSRDNQRSAMQLSAALGNLTIVLKGEEDIITDGNRVVVCKQEGSGRRCGGQGDLLSGALGALAHWAFSSSAETLKSTSPPLVAAFGACTLTRQCNRQAFHKHGRATTTSDMIQEISSAFKTLFES
- the naxd gene encoding ATP-dependent (S)-NAD(P)H-hydrate dehydratase isoform X1 — translated: MLANTRGFLWSDLETRALLDIWGEQDVQTALDGNFRNSHVYRDVAGRLGEMGFERTPEQCRIRVKSLKRQYYQAKEGTKKNGQYHKICKFYDEMERILSNRPHIDPQDMMDSSAIGDETMDGTEEDGEVGIDHPQEAYVESTGECSYAEHPVKLEYPSLPIPVTVGNSATPRQNNIQSTSSLSGTRSKRSKKRYTNLSLDKLMEKFLEQSMEAEENFYKYEEQRLRVEDRRREAEHSRELQMLQVLGQMFAGISSPTATPAPPTPHSHPSQMAPPSAPTHPPHVHHRPADHPNRSMASAPTHPLVIERSFSLGSAMQRNTENLLPLVRNVIPPLTPKKHKGQDGRVGIVGGCREYTGAPYFAAISALKVGADLSHVFCTKDAATVIKSYSPELIVHPVLDSSNAVEEVEKWLPRLHSVVVGPGLGRDDKLLKNAKEIIEKSKARDIPIIIDADGLWLVAQQPSVIQGYQKGILTPNFMEFSRLYEAVHHEPLDSRDNQRSAMQLSAALGNLTIVLKGEEDIITDGNRVVVCKQEGSGRRCGGQGDLLSGALGALAHWAFSSSAETLKSTSPPLVAAFGACTLTRQCNRQAFHKHGRATTTSDMIQEISSAFKTLFES
- the naxd gene encoding ATP-dependent (S)-NAD(P)H-hydrate dehydratase isoform X3, with product MIQITRLCTLVAEVTRSPSLVIERSFSLGSAMQRNTENLLPLVRNVIPPLTPKKHKGQDGRVGIVGGCREYTGAPYFAAISALKVGADLSHVFCTKDAATVIKSYSPELIVHPVLDSSNAVEEVEKWLPRLHSVVVGPGLGRDDKLLKNAKEIIEKSKARDIPIIIDADGLWLVAQQPSVIQGYQKGILTPNFMEFSRLYEAVHHEPLDSRDNQRSAMQLSAALGNLTIVLKGEEDIITDGNRVVVCKQEGSGRRCGGQGDLLSGALGALAHWAFSSSAETLKSTSPPLVAAFGACTLTRQCNRQAFHKHGRATTTSDMIQEISSAFKTLFES